From a region of the Gossypium raimondii isolate GPD5lz chromosome 10, ASM2569854v1, whole genome shotgun sequence genome:
- the LOC105777919 gene encoding dof zinc finger protein DOF1.4, with protein MLRNCEKMVAVITSSATNEWPQKLMEKPSQEQQQVQQQQALKCPRCDSSNTKFCYYNNYSLSQPRHFCKACKRYWTRGGTLRNVPVGGGCRKNKRVKRPTVSASTPPSIGGASPTSGGGGGVNHNSTTSSHHINPLFYGLTANDPYHDVINLPFSRSSTVTGYDLQPQMSGLGLGFSSGDNTDHYPPLLSSYTNIFGSSSSSSTTTTTPTIASLLASTLNQHKFINGGVKNTEALPPFPDLQTAAMKDIKVPCQNHLEQITSLDPSLYWSTNIGAWHDPTNIGSSVTSLI; from the exons atgttGCGTAACTGCGAGAAGATGGTTGCTGTCATCACTTCTTCAGCTACTAATGAATGGCcacag AAGCTTATGGAGAAACCAAGCCAAGAACAACAACAGGTGCAGCAGCAACAAGCTTTAAAGTGTCCTCGTTGTGATTCATCGAACACCAAGTTTTGTTACTACAACAACTACAGTTTATCACAGCCGAGACATTTTTGTAAAGCTTGTAAGCGTTATTGGACTAGAGGTGGTACTTTAAGGAACGTTCCCGTCGGTGGTGGATGTAGGAAGAACAAGCGTGTTAAAAGGCCAACTGTTTCAGCCTCAACACCGCCGTCTATCGGTGGAGCTTCACCAACAtctggtggtggtggtggtgtaaatcataattcaacaacCTCAAGTCACCATATCAACCCTTTGTTTTATGGTTTAACTGCTAATGACCCTTATCATGATGTTATCAATCTTCCATTTTCTCGTTCTAGTACTGTCACTGGTTATGATCTCCAACCTCAAATGAGTGGTCTTGGATTAGGGTTTTCTTCTGGGGATAATACTGATCATTACCCACCATTGCTTTCAAGCTATACCAATATTTTTGggtcttcatcttcttcttctactacCACTACTACACCCACCATTGCTTCTCTTTTGGCTTCTACTCTTAACCAacacaaattcatcaatggtgGTGTTAAAAACACTGAAGCTTTACCACCTTTTCCAGATCTTCAAACAGCAGCCATGAAAGATATCAAAGTACCATGCCAGAATCACCTTGAGCAAATTACTTCACTTGATCCATCACTTTATTGGAGCACAAATATAGGTGCTTGGCATGATCCAACAAACATTGGGTCCTCAGTCACCTCTCTGATCTAG
- the LOC105777071 gene encoding squamosa promoter-binding-like protein 3 — MVLIHDSPLLLLLFLPFFNLIISQRDYFFILPHRKPLHLIHLLFSFVIFKQNPEMATSKAEGKRRLKEMAEEEEEEEEDEDNSTTGDDDKKKKGKRGSSTVVGGSCPPACQVENCTADMTDAKRYHRRHKVCEFHAKAPVVRVAGIHQRFCQQCSRFHELSEFDETKRSCRRRLAGHNERRRKSSSEYHGEGSNY; from the exons ATGGTCCTCATACATGattctcctcttcttcttcttctttttctccctttttttaacCTTATTATCTCTCAAAGagactatttttttattcttcctCATAGAAAACCTCTTCATCTCATTCAtctcctcttttcttttgtgATTTTTAAGCAAAACCCAGAAATGGCAACAAGCAAAGCTGAAGGGAAAAGGAGACTGAAGGAAATGGcggaggaggaagaagaagaagaagaggacgAGGATAATAGTACTACTGGTGACGATGACAAGAAGAAAAAAGGCAAAAGAGGGTCCAGTACGGTGGTCGGAGGCTCCTGTCCTCCCGCCTGTCAGGTCGAGAACTGCACTGCCGACATGACCGATGCCAAACGGTACCATCGGCGACATAAGGTGTGTGAGTTCCATGCCAAGGCTCCTGTGGTTCGAGTTGCTGGGATCCATCAACGCTTTTGTCAACAATGTAGCAG GTTCCATGAGTTATCAGAGTTTGACGAAACAAAAAGGAGCTGTCGACGGCGTTTGGCCGGACACAACGAGCGCCGTCGGAAAAGTTCATCGGAATATCATGGAGAAGGctcaaattattaa